GTTCTATCTGTACGATCACCGGGACCACCAGATCCGTTTTTACGACGCCGGCGGGAAGTTCGTGCGCCCGATCGGACGCAAAGGTTCCGGCCCGGGCGAGTATCAGCAGTTGATGGGGATGGGGTTGATCGGCGACTCAAGCTTGGTGACGTGGGACGCCGGATTGCTCCGGCTCACCTATTTCAAGCCGGACGGCACCCCGCTCTCGTCCGTCACGCCTCGACTGAGCAGTTCGATGTTCGGCAGCAACCTCTTTGGGGTCGACCGTTCCGGAATCGCCTCCATCATGGTCGCGTCGCCATCCAAGCAGGATACGTCGTTCTACATCCGGATGCGCCGAGACGGTAGCATCCTCGATTCGGTTCGCTTCTACAGCGGGAGCGAAATGGCGTTTTCCCTCTCCACACCGGAGGGGAGCCGGGTCAATTTCGCCACGCAGTCGCTCGGCCGACCGTACCCATGGGGTGGCCTGGTCACCGCCGTAACCACGACCCTCGGGTTCACCATCCGCCAAGGTACGCGCGCGCTCACCGTCACCCGACGATTCACGCCACTGCCAGTCCAGTCGGGGGAAAAGGCCGATTACCAAGGGTTTGCCAAGATGTTCAACGGCCGCAAGGACGTCCAGGCGGAAGGACTGATTGCCATTCCCGACATGAAGCCGGCCTTGCGCGACCTGCAGCTCGATCGCGATGGCCGCGTCTGGCTCGATATCTATACCGTCGCCGAACAGCAGAGCGCTTCCACCACCCGCACCCGATCCACTGGGCCCAGGCTCACCTGGCGTGAGCGCACCACGTTCGAGGTCTTCTCCGCCGTGGGGACATACCTCGGCAAGGTCGCCCTCCCGCTCGGCCATGAGTTCGCCGACGCGCGTGGCGACCGGGTCTGGACGGTGACGAAGGGCCCGGACGACGAGATTCAAATCGCGATCTTTCGCATCGAACACCGGTAGCAGTCCCAGAATGGCACAAATCGCCGACCCGATCCGTCTGAGTAGCATCATCCAGCGGTGGTCGACATCGTCGGTGACCTGTTCAGTTGAATCCAGGGAGTCTTACGATCGAATGAACCGCTCCACGACCCTCCTCGACGCCGCCGACCTCACCGTCAGCCGCTTCGACCACCCTCCGCACGAGGCGCACGACGATCCCGATCGCGAAGAGGGTCGCCACTTCGGCATCGCCTTCGTGCGAGAGGGCCGGTTCGGCATTGGGACGCAGTGGCTCCGCTCTGGCGCCGTGCTGCTCACCCAACCCGGGGTCGCCGTCTCCTGCCGACATGGTTCCCGATACCCGACGGATGTCTGTGTCGCCATCAGCTTCAGTGACGCAGCGGTTGCACCGTTCGAGCACGGATGGAGCCGCGCCGGTTGGCACGCACGGCAGCGCCCGACGCCACGCCTCGCCCTCGTGCAGCGGCGCCTGGCGCTTGCCATCGATGACGCGGACGCCTTCGCCACCGAGCGCTGGTCGCTCACCGCGCTTGCCGCACTTGCCATGGAGAGCCGCGACGCCCGCGCGCGAGGGAGCTACGCGCCGCGTCCCGCTGACATCGAGGCCGTGCTGGCCTGCTGCCGCACCATCGAGCGAGACCCCACCGCGAGGCAACTCGTGGCTGCGCGCGCACGCGCCGTCGGGATGACGTCCACCCAGCTGACGCATCACTTCCGACGATACCTCGGGGTCTCGCCGCACCAGTATGTGCTCTCGTGGCGGCTCGCCGCCGCGACGGACCTCCTCGATCAGGGCTGTTCCGTCTCGGAGAGTTGCTGGCGCTCGGGCTTCGAGAACCTCAGCCATTTCTGCCGCAGCTTCCTGCGTGCCTTCGCGGTCCGCCCCTCCACCTGGCGCTCGCTGCCGGCGGCCGAAAGACGACGGAAAGTGCAAGCCGTGCGGAGCGCCGTGCCCTAGGATTCCGCCTCACTTCAAGGAGGAATCATGCGGTATGGCAATTACCTGGCGCTGGTGCTCGCGGTGAGCGCGCCCAGCACGATGACGGCGCAGGCAGCGCCGAGCGTCGCGGGGACGCTCCCTGCGACCGAGCTCAGGGCGCTCGAGGCGATCCGGAAGGACGTCTGGGTGCACTGGTTCACTGGCGACACGGCGGGGCTGCATCGGGTGCTGCCTCCCGAGCTGATCGCGATCAGTCCCGACGGCTCACCCTGGCAGACGCTCCAGCAGACGCTCGATGGGTCGGTCAAGTTCAAGGCGGCTGGCAACAGCCTCATATCGGTCGCGTTCGAGGGGACGACAGTCCACCGCTTTGACTCGGTGGTGGTGATGTTCTCGCAGTACGTGGTCGTGACCGAGCGGGCTGGGCAACGAAGCACCCAGCGGGGCCGAGCCACCGAAGTGTTCGTCCGCAAGGATGGCCGGTGGGTGCATACCTCGTGGCACCTGGACGTCATCACGTAATCCGATCCCTCTGATTCCCTGACTGTCCCTGGAGTCTCGCCACGGCAGGTGCCGATCGAGCCACCGGAAGATCGAGCGTGCGGTGGGTCACGGTGTTTGTCATGGCGATCCGAGTGCGCCCATGGCACAGCACGTGAATCACCCATGCCTCTGAGAGCTCGCCCCGCCTTCCTTCCCGCCTCTTCGCGCTGCTACTCGTCCCGGGCACACTTGCGTTGGTCGTTGCCGCGGAATGGCTGGCCGGTGGTGGCCGGGCGATGTCCGGCGACCGAGCGATGGGCTTCGGCCTCCTCACCCTCCTCCTGATTCCACCGTTCGCCATCAGTGCGGTGACGCTCCCGCTCTCCTGGTGGCTGCTTCGCCACGCGCCGGCACGCCGTCTACTGCTCTTCTCGGGGACCGTGCTCCTGGGCTATGTCGCGTCCACAGTGATGGTTGGATGGATGATCTTTCGCGTGGTATCGCCCACCCGTGGCGGACTCGCCGACACCCTCACCTTCTGTGTCCTCCCCTTCGCCCCGATCGTCCTGGCGTTGACCGCCAGCCACATTGTCTGGGGCAGGCGGACTTCCCCGATGGCGACTCCCGCCCCAGATTCTGAGACCCCTTCCCCGGAGCCGCCATGCCCCCCATCGACAACGGTCACGTCACCGACGGAGACCACTGCCGCGTGATTGCGGGCACTCATAAGGGCAAATACGGCACAGTGCGGGACATCAACATGAGTAAGGGTGGCAACGTCACCATCACCGTGGTGCAATCAGATGGCGACCGATTCAAGACGCTCGCCCGGAACGTCCTCGTGGAGCCTCGGCAAGATCGTCGCACCCGCTGATCCTCCCACCCACCGCTCTCAGGACCTGAACGAGATGGCCCTCACGCTGACCGACGAGGCGAGGAAGCAGGCGCTCGCTTCCATCACCCGCTTCTGCACCGACGAGCTCGAGCTGGAGGCAAACACCGTGCAGTCGACGTTGCTGCTCAAGTTCTTCCTGGCCGAGCTCGGTCCGACGATCTACAACACGGGAGTCGCGGATGCCCAGGCATTCCTGCGCGACCGCCTCGCCGATCTCGAGGCAACGTGCTACGAGCCAGAGTTCGTGTATTGGCCCAAAGAGTCATCGGTCCGCCGGAAGCGTTAGTCCTCCCGTCGACCCGCCAGGTCACTGCATTCACGGGAGCTCGCCACCGATGCGACGGGCCGCATCTGGGTGGAGCGTCACAGGGCGCAAGGCTTTCTGTGGGAGGCCTGGCAAGGCGACAAGGTGGTCGGCGCCTTCGCCCGATACCGGGAGGAGGACGGCCGATACGAGGTGCACATGTATCGCATCCGGAAGTAGCACTCCCCCGGCACGGAACTTCCCGACTACTGCACCATCAGGTTCCGGGCCGGATCGACCGTGGCCGCACGATAGGCCGGGACGAGCACCGCGGCCAGGGCCACGAGGAGCAGCAGCACGCCGCAACTGACGAAGGCTCGCAGGTCGATCGGTGCCACGTCGACCAGCAATGACTGCATCACCCGGGTGAGCATCGCCGCGCCGACCAGCCCGACGAGCGCCCCGGGAATCACGATGCGCGCTGCCCACCGCAACACCAAGGTCACCACCTGGCCACGCGTCGCTCCCAATGCCGCGCGCACCGCGAGTTCCCGCGTCCGCTGCGCCACCGCATGCACCAGCACGCCGTAGATGCCCAATGCCGCCAGCAGCAAGGCCATGCTGGCGAAGCCCGTCAGCAACGTGAGCGTCAACAGTCGCGGCGCAAGCTGCCCCTCGAGCCGTGCCTGCATCGTCCCCAGGTCCGCGGGCACCTGTGGGTCGATCGCCCGGAGTCTGTCCTGCACCGCGGCAATGAGTTCCGGTGACGCCGTGGTCGCCCGCGCCACGAGGGTCATGCTCTGCGTCCATACCGGAAGCTGCCGCGCCGCCGTATACATCTCCGGCAGAACCTCGGCCTCAGGGCCCCACTGACGAACGTCCCCGACCACTCCCACGATCGTGACCCACGGCGCGGGGGTTCCGTCACGCTGGAACTCCATGCTGGACGCCCGGACCCGCTTGCCCAGCGGACTCTCGGCACCCCAGTAGCGACGGGCCATCGCCGCGTTGATGACGGCGACGCGTTCGCTGCCGGGGCGATCGGCGGCCGAGAGCCGACGCCCCGCGAGCAGCGGCACGTTCATCGTCTCGAGGTAGCCATCCGTGATCGCGCGGTAGCCGGCACCGGCACCCGGCTCATCCCGACCCTCGATCTCCACGAACGAGCTCCCTGCCATCCCCAGAGGAATCCAGTTCGCAGCGCCCGCCGCCGCGACGCCGGGAATCGTGGCAATCGCCTCCCTCGCCTGATCCCAGTAGGCCATGCGCCGCTCCGGCATGGTGTCGTACCGAGTCCCGGAGAGGGTCACTTCCGCCGTGACCACGCCGCGATCGAAACCGAGGTCGCGTTCGAGCAGCGTCCGGAACGAACGGATGAGGAGCCCCGCCCCGATCAGCAGCAGCAGCGCAAGCGCGACCTCACCGCCAACCAGGAGCCCGCCCGCGAGGCCTCGACCGCTTCGCGTCGCGGTGCGTCCCCCCGCCGCCAACAACTGGTGGAGGGACGTCCGCGATCCAACCAGCGCCGGGACGATACCCGCCACCACGCCAACCACCACCGAGAGCGCGACGGCAAACGCGACGACCCCGACGTCGAGCCGCACCTCGCCGCTGCGCGGGATCTGTGCGCCCCATGCTGCGAGCACGGCGCGAAGGCCCAGCATCGCCAGGCCGATACCGACGACGCCACCAGCAAGGGCAAGCAGAAGATGCTCGATCAACAGCTGCTGGATCAGCCGGCCACGCCCGGCGCCGATCGAAGCGCGGATCGCCATTTCGACGCTGCGTGCTGCCCCTCTGCCCAGGGTGGCCGTGGCCACATTGGCGCAGACTATCAGGAGCAACAGCGCGACGGCGCCCATCAAGAGCCGGAGGTAGACTGCCGAGTCACCGATGATGACGTCGTGCAGCGGCGTCACGCCGACCGCGTAGGAATAGAGGGCCTGCGGGTCGGTCGCACGGATCCCCGCAGCGATTCGGCTGAGATCGGCCGCCGCCGCCGTCGGCCCCACCCCGGGGGCGAGTCGCGCGATCGCGATGAAGTTGATGTTCGTGCGTGCGCCCTCGCCACGAAAGGTCCGAGGGATCCACAGCTCGGTGCCTTCCGGGTAGACATCGCTGTTGGCGACCACCCCGACGATGGTCAGCGGGCGAGACTCCACGCGGACGACCATGCCGAGCGCGGGATCTGCGCTGAACTGGCGACGCCAGACCGCTTCGCTGACCACGGCCACCGGTGCGCCCCCTGCCACCTCGTCGGCGGTCACACCGCGACCGGCGATGAAGCGAGTCCCCAGCACCCGGAAGAAGTCGGCGGAGACCGAGGTCGCCGTCACGCGAACTGACTGATCCCCGTTCGCGAGGCTCAGCCGGGCGCCGCGGCTGTGGAGCGCGGTCGTCTCGAGACTTCGATTCTCGCGCTGCCAGTCGGTCCAGTCTGCCGCGGACACCGCGTCAATCTGCTGACCCAACGAGTCCTGGCCCGTCAGGACCACCAATCGGCTCGGCGCCGGGAATGGCAACGGCCGGAGGAGGATGCGTTCGACCAGTGTGAACATCATGGTCGCGACGCCGATGCCGAGCGCCAGGGTCGCGATGGCAAGGAGCGCGAAGCCCCGCGCACGCCGCCACTGCCGCACGGCGCCACGGAGGTCGCTCGCCAGGGCGCCGAACCAATCTCGCGATTCGAGGGAGCGGTGCCGATCGCGCGCGGCACGATGGAGCCGACGCCGCGCGTCCGCGAAGTCGCCGAACCGCTCCTGGGCATCGCGCGTTGCCTCCTCGAGCGACATGCCCGAGTGCATCAGGGCGTCAACCCGGAGTTGCAGGTGCGCCTCGAGCTCCTGGTCCATTTCGATCTCGGCGCGCGGGCGCAGCCGGAAGAATCGACGATAGTCGGCCATCCGGATCCTCCTCAGGCCAGTCGGCTGGTGAGCGAGAGGATCGACGTCACCGAGCGCGTGTAGCGCAGCCAGGTCTCCGTCTCGGCGCGCAGGTGCGCCCGCCCCGTGCGCGTGATGGAGTAGTACCGCGCGCGACGGTTGTTTTCCGTCGTTCCCCATTCCGCCGTCAGCCAGCCGCGTCCCTCCATCCGCTGGAGCGACTGGTACAGCGCGCTGTCGTCGATGGTGATCTCCTGCCCCGACTGTTGCTCGAGCCACGACGACACGCCGTAGCCGTGCATCGGTCCGAAGGACAGCGCCTTCAGGATCAGGAAATCGAGCGTCCCCTTGAGCAGCGGCAGGACTGGCTCGGCAAGCTTCGACATGGTACTCTCCCCGTATGTGCTAAGGTGAGAGATACCGGCGGGAATGCGCACCCGTCAAGGGTGGATTCGGCCCGCCGTCCCCGTGCCGCTCGTGGGACCCGCTTTCCCACTTTCGGACACGACCGCGTGGGCCGGCCCGTCGCATCGACCCGATGTGGCGCGGTGACAACGAGTTAGCCACGGCGCCCGCGGCATCTGTTTCGGCACAGTTCTTTCCTATACCGCAGTCCACTCGCCGGGATACCGCCGGCACCGCACCTCCTCTGCCCAGGACACTGACGTGGACGTCGCCCGCGCCAAGCAGCCGAATACCACTCGACGCAACCGACTCATCGGCGGCGGCGTCATTGTGCTCGCCCTGATCATCCTCGTGGCCCGGATGAAGCCCGCCGCCCCGACGGCAGAACGTCCCACGCTCTCGATCGATTCGGTCGTCTCCGGCGCCATGGTCCGCGAGGTGCGGTCGCCAGGATCGCTGGTTCCCGAACAGATCCGGTGGATCTCGGCCGTGGCCCCTGGCCGCGTCGAGAAGAAGCTCGTCCAGCCCGGCGAACGGGTCACCGCCGGAACGATCCTGATGGAGCTGAGCAATCCCGACGTCGAGATCCAGTTGCTGCAGGCGGAACGCCAGCTCACCGATGCCCAGTCGCAGCTGGTCTCGCTGCAGGTCACCCTCGAGACCCAGCGCCTGACCCAGGCCGGCGTGGTCGCGCAGACGCGGGCGGCCTACCTCGATGCCGTCCGCAATGCCGAAGCCAGCAAGTCGCTCATCGACCAACAGCTGATTTCCGTCTTCGATGCCGCCAAGGCGAAGGAACTCGCCGAGGACCTGACCGAGCGTCTCGGACTGGAGCGGCAGCGCCTCGCGATCTTCACCGACAACATCCCGGCCCAATTGGCCGTGCAGCGGGAACAGGTCGCCCGCCTCAAGGCCGTGGTCGAGTTCCAACGCTCGCTCGCGGGGGCGATGACGGTCCGGGCAGGCGCGGACGGCGTGCTCCAGGAGCTGCCGCTGGAAGTCGGCCAGTTCGCGACCAGCGGGACCACGATCGCCAAGGTCGTCCAGCCGGAACGGCTCAAGGCGGTGCTGCGCGTCCAGGAGAATCAGGCCCGGGACGTCGCCATCGGCCAGTCGGCGGTCATCGACACGCGCAACGGTTTGGTCCGTGGACGCGTCTCACGAATCGACCCCTCCTCCACCGGCGGGATGGTCTCGGTCGATGTCGCCCTCCTGGACTCGCTCCCCAAGGGCGCCCGACCGGACCTGAGCATCGACGGCACCATCGAGATCGAGCGGCTCGGCAAGGTGCTGCACGTGGGCCGACCGACCTATGGCCAGGCCAACGCCACCATCGGCCTGTTCAAGCTCTCGGCGGATGGCAACGAGGCGACGCGAGTCCAGGTCAAGCTCGGCCGCACCTCGGCCAACGCCGTGGAGATCGTGTCGGGACTGCAGGCCGGTGACCGGGTCATCCTGTCGGACATGTCGCGGTTCGACGCTGTCGATCGCGTGCGCGTGAAGTAACCCTGATTGCCTGAACGCCGTTTCCTGGACCATCGTCTCACACCGGAGAGCCCATGACGCCCCCTGCGCAACCCCTGATTCGCCTGGATGGACTCCAGAAGGTCTTCTATACCGACGAGGTCGAGACTCACGCCCTCTCCGAGGTCCACCTCGAGGTCCAGCGCGGCGAGTATGTGGCCATCTCGGGCCCATCGGGGTGTGGCAAGACGACGCTGCTGTCGTTGCTCGGGCTGCTCGACACGCCCACCGGCGGCGAATACTGGCTGGACGAGAAGCCGGTCGCCCAGCTCTCGCCGGCCGATCGGGCCCGGATCCGCAATCGCGAAATCGGCTTCATCTTCCAGGCGTTCAATCTCATCGGCGACCTCACCGTGTACGAGAACGTCGAGTTGCCGCTGACCTACCGCGGCATGGCACCGGCGGAACGGAAGGACCGCGTGATGTCGGCGCTCGAGCGCGTCGGGATGAGCCACCGCGTGCGGCACTATCCGGCCCAGCTCTCGGGCGGCCAGCAACAGCGCGTCGCGGTGGCGCGGGCGGTGGCCGGCGAGCCGCTGATCCTGCTGGCCGACGAACCCACGGGCAACCTCGACTCGACCAACGGTGAGGCCGTGATGCAACTGCTCCAGGAACTCCATCGCGGCGGCGCGACCATCATCATGGTGACCCACGACGCGCGCTACGAGAAGCACGCGGATCGGTCGATCCACCTCTTCGATGGTCGGGTCGTCGGCGACCAGGCCCTCGCCCTCACCAACGCGTAGCCGTCGGAGCACATCGACCATGGGCCAGCTCGCGAACAACCTCCGCTACGCGGTGCGCACGCTGCGGCGCAGTCCTGGCTTCGCGCTGGTCGCCATTCTCACGCTCGGCCTCGGCATCGGGGCGAACACGGCGATCTTCTCGGTGATCAACGCGGTGGTGTTGCGTCCGTTGCCATTCGATCAGCCCGAGCGTCTGGTGACGATGGCCCACTATTACGCCTCGATCAACCTCGTTGCGGGTGTCTCCGCGCCCGGTGTCGTCGAGTACCAGAAGCAGACGAACACCTTCAGTGCCGTCTCCGCGGTCACGGGGTGGGCGCCCACGCTCACCGGCAATGGCGAGGCGACGCGCCTGCAGGCCCTTCGGGTCGTGGGGGAGTACTTCGCCACCTATGGTGTCCCGGCAGCACTCGGGCGGGGGCTCCGCGCGGACGAATCGGTGGCCGGCGCGGATCACGTCGTGGTGCTGAGCGATCAGTTCTGGCGGAGGGAACGGGGCGCCGATCCCGCGGTGGTCGGGCAGCACCTGCTCCTCAACGGCGAGAGTTACGAGATCGTCGGCGTCATGCCGCCCTCGTTCACCTCGATGCTGAACCGGACGATCGATCTCTGGGCGCCGCTGGTCCTCTCGCCCGGCGCACTCGCCGGCTCGTTCGGCAACGAATTCATGGGGCTGACCGCCCGGCTCAAGCCCGGGGTGGCGCTGGCCACCGCGCAAGCCGACATGCACGCCCTGGCGGCCCGCCTGAAGGCCGACCGGCCCGACGCGCTCTCGTCGGATTGGGACCTCGCGGTGGCACCACTCCGCGATCAGGTCACGTCCGCGGGAATGCGCCGCGCCATGCTGGTCCTGCTCGGCGCCGTGGGGCTGGTCCTCCTGATCGCCTGTGCCAACGTGGCCAATCTGCAACTGGCCCGTGCCGCGTCGCGGTCGCGCGAGATTGCCGTGCGCGTGGCACTCGGCGCCTCTCCGCGGGACCTGGTGGCCCAGCTCCTCACCGAGAGCATGGTGCTCGCGTTGGCGGGCGGCGTGGTCGGCGTGCTGATCGCGCTCTGGGGCGTCCCGGCGCTCATGTCGTTGAATCAGAGCAACCTCCCCCCTGCGGCCACGATCAGCCTCGATGCCCGCGTGCTGCTCTTTACCCTCGGACTCACGCTCCTCACCGGAGTCCTGTTCGGCTTGACCCCCGCGCTGAAGGCTTCGCGCACCGTGCTGCATGACGCCCTGAAGGAGGGTGGGCGCGGGGCCGCGGGCGACCGAAGCGGGCTCGCGTTGCGTCGCGGGCTGGTGATCGGCACCGTCGCCATCGCCCTGACCCTGCTGGTTGGAGCCGGCCTGCTCGCGCGCTCCTTCCGTCACCTCCTCGAGGTAGATCCGGGATTCCGGCCGGACCATCTGCTCGCTTTCAACATCGCCCTCCCAACGGCGAAGTATCCCACCGACACCCTGCGGCTCGGCTTCTTCGAGCGCGCCACCGCCGGAGTCGCCGAGCTGCCGGGCGTCACCTCCGTCGGGGCAACGTCGGTGCTCCCGTTCACCAACAACGGCAGCACGTCGTCGTTCACCGTCGAGGGCCACGTGGTGCCGCCGAACGGCAGCGGACCCTGGGGTGACTATCGGGTGGTGACGCCGCAGTACCTCGCCACCATCGGGGCGCCGCTGAAGGAAGGGCGATTCTTCACGGCGCAGGATCGCGTTGGCAGTCAGGAGGTGGTGATCGTCGACGAGGAACTGGCGGCCACCTTCTGGCCCGGCGCGAGCGCTCTCGGCAAGCGCATCAACTACGGCAATGTCTCCGCCGATGACCCGACGCCGCAGTGGCTGACCATCGTCGGCGTGGTGGGGCACACGATGCACGAGGGACTCGACGGACAGAAACGAGTGCAGGTGTATCGTCCGTTGGCGCAGGACGGTGGCGGCGCGATGGCGTTCGTCGTGCGAACCGTTGCCGATCCCCTCACCGCCGTGGCTGGTGTCCGCGAGACGCTGCGCGGCATTGATCCTGACGTGGCGATTGCGAACGTCAACACCATGGAGGCGCTGGTCTCGAACACCACCGGGCCGCGCCGCTTCTCGATGGTCCTGCTCAGCGTCTTCTCCCTCCTGGCGGCGGGCCTCGCCGCCCTCGGCCTCTACGGCGTGATGGCCTACACGGTGGCCCAACGCACCAAGGAGCTCGGCGTGCGGCTGGCCCTCGGGGCCAGCCCGGGCGACCTCCGCCAGATGGTGATGCGCCAGGGAATGCGGCTCGCACTCGCGGGCGTTGCCATCGGCCTGGTGGCCGCCTTCCTGATGACGATGCTGCTCCGCGCGATGGATGCGGGGACCGCGCTGAGCGCGGCCGACCGATTGCTCTTCGGCGTCTCGCCGCAGGACCCCGTCACGTTTGTTGCCATTCCCCTGCTGCTGGTGGCCGTGGCGATGCTCGCCTCGTGGTTGCCGGCCCGCCGAGCGACCCGTCTCGACCCGGTCGAGGCCCTGCGTGGGGAATGAGGTGACGCGATGATCCGCCTTGTCGCCCTCGAGAAGTCGCTCCCGACGCGACCCTCCCCGACCTTCCTACTTCGGCAGCTGACCCTGTCGATCGCGGCCGGCGAATTTGTCAGCATCATGGGACCGTCCGGCGCCGGGAAGT
The DNA window shown above is from Gemmatimonadota bacterium and carries:
- a CDS encoding helix-turn-helix domain-containing protein yields the protein MNRSTTLLDAADLTVSRFDHPPHEAHDDPDREEGRHFGIAFVREGRFGIGTQWLRSGAVLLTQPGVAVSCRHGSRYPTDVCVAISFSDAAVAPFEHGWSRAGWHARQRPTPRLALVQRRLALAIDDADAFATERWSLTALAALAMESRDARARGSYAPRPADIEAVLACCRTIERDPTARQLVAARARAVGMTSTQLTHHFRRYLGVSPHQYVLSWRLAAATDLLDQGCSVSESCWRSGFENLSHFCRSFLRAFAVRPSTWRSLPAAERRRKVQAVRSAVP
- a CDS encoding nuclear transport factor 2 family protein; amino-acid sequence: MRYGNYLALVLAVSAPSTMTAQAAPSVAGTLPATELRALEAIRKDVWVHWFTGDTAGLHRVLPPELIAISPDGSPWQTLQQTLDGSVKFKAAGNSLISVAFEGTTVHRFDSVVVMFSQYVVVTERAGQRSTQRGRATEVFVRKDGRWVHTSWHLDVIT
- a CDS encoding KOW motif-containing protein, giving the protein MPPIDNGHVTDGDHCRVIAGTHKGKYGTVRDINMSKGGNVTITVVQSDGDRFKTLARNVLVEPRQDRRTR
- a CDS encoding DUF2164 domain-containing protein → MALTLTDEARKQALASITRFCTDELELEANTVQSTLLLKFFLAELGPTIYNTGVADAQAFLRDRLADLEATCYEPEFVYWPKESSVRRKR
- a CDS encoding ABC transporter permease, whose product is MADYRRFFRLRPRAEIEMDQELEAHLQLRVDALMHSGMSLEEATRDAQERFGDFADARRRLHRAARDRHRSLESRDWFGALASDLRGAVRQWRRARGFALLAIATLALGIGVATMMFTLVERILLRPLPFPAPSRLVVLTGQDSLGQQIDAVSAADWTDWQRENRSLETTALHSRGARLSLANGDQSVRVTATSVSADFFRVLGTRFIAGRGVTADEVAGGAPVAVVSEAVWRRQFSADPALGMVVRVESRPLTIVGVVANSDVYPEGTELWIPRTFRGEGARTNINFIAIARLAPGVGPTAAAADLSRIAAGIRATDPQALYSYAVGVTPLHDVIIGDSAVYLRLLMGAVALLLLIVCANVATATLGRGAARSVEMAIRASIGAGRGRLIQQLLIEHLLLALAGGVVGIGLAMLGLRAVLAAWGAQIPRSGEVRLDVGVVAFAVALSVVVGVVAGIVPALVGSRTSLHQLLAAGGRTATRSGRGLAGGLLVGGEVALALLLLIGAGLLIRSFRTLLERDLGFDRGVVTAEVTLSGTRYDTMPERRMAYWDQAREAIATIPGVAAAGAANWIPLGMAGSSFVEIEGRDEPGAGAGYRAITDGYLETMNVPLLAGRRLSAADRPGSERVAVINAAMARRYWGAESPLGKRVRASSMEFQRDGTPAPWVTIVGVVGDVRQWGPEAEVLPEMYTAARQLPVWTQSMTLVARATTASPELIAAVQDRLRAIDPQVPADLGTMQARLEGQLAPRLLTLTLLTGFASMALLLAALGIYGVLVHAVAQRTRELAVRAALGATRGQVVTLVLRWAARIVIPGALVGLVGAAMLTRVMQSLLVDVAPIDLRAFVSCGVLLLLVALAAVLVPAYRAATVDPARNLMVQ
- a CDS encoding PadR family transcriptional regulator, translated to MSKLAEPVLPLLKGTLDFLILKALSFGPMHGYGVSSWLEQQSGQEITIDDSALYQSLQRMEGRGWLTAEWGTTENNRRARYYSITRTGRAHLRAETETWLRYTRSVTSILSLTSRLA
- a CDS encoding HlyD family efflux transporter periplasmic adaptor subunit, giving the protein MKPAAPTAERPTLSIDSVVSGAMVREVRSPGSLVPEQIRWISAVAPGRVEKKLVQPGERVTAGTILMELSNPDVEIQLLQAERQLTDAQSQLVSLQVTLETQRLTQAGVVAQTRAAYLDAVRNAEASKSLIDQQLISVFDAAKAKELAEDLTERLGLERQRLAIFTDNIPAQLAVQREQVARLKAVVEFQRSLAGAMTVRAGADGVLQELPLEVGQFATSGTTIAKVVQPERLKAVLRVQENQARDVAIGQSAVIDTRNGLVRGRVSRIDPSSTGGMVSVDVALLDSLPKGARPDLSIDGTIEIERLGKVLHVGRPTYGQANATIGLFKLSADGNEATRVQVKLGRTSANAVEIVSGLQAGDRVILSDMSRFDAVDRVRVK
- a CDS encoding ABC transporter ATP-binding protein, which encodes MTPPAQPLIRLDGLQKVFYTDEVETHALSEVHLEVQRGEYVAISGPSGCGKTTLLSLLGLLDTPTGGEYWLDEKPVAQLSPADRARIRNREIGFIFQAFNLIGDLTVYENVELPLTYRGMAPAERKDRVMSALERVGMSHRVRHYPAQLSGGQQQRVAVARAVAGEPLILLADEPTGNLDSTNGEAVMQLLQELHRGGATIIMVTHDARYEKHADRSIHLFDGRVVGDQALALTNA
- a CDS encoding ABC transporter permease, whose translation is MGQLANNLRYAVRTLRRSPGFALVAILTLGLGIGANTAIFSVINAVVLRPLPFDQPERLVTMAHYYASINLVAGVSAPGVVEYQKQTNTFSAVSAVTGWAPTLTGNGEATRLQALRVVGEYFATYGVPAALGRGLRADESVAGADHVVVLSDQFWRRERGADPAVVGQHLLLNGESYEIVGVMPPSFTSMLNRTIDLWAPLVLSPGALAGSFGNEFMGLTARLKPGVALATAQADMHALAARLKADRPDALSSDWDLAVAPLRDQVTSAGMRRAMLVLLGAVGLVLLIACANVANLQLARAASRSREIAVRVALGASPRDLVAQLLTESMVLALAGGVVGVLIALWGVPALMSLNQSNLPPAATISLDARVLLFTLGLTLLTGVLFGLTPALKASRTVLHDALKEGGRGAAGDRSGLALRRGLVIGTVAIALTLLVGAGLLARSFRHLLEVDPGFRPDHLLAFNIALPTAKYPTDTLRLGFFERATAGVAELPGVTSVGATSVLPFTNNGSTSSFTVEGHVVPPNGSGPWGDYRVVTPQYLATIGAPLKEGRFFTAQDRVGSQEVVIVDEELAATFWPGASALGKRINYGNVSADDPTPQWLTIVGVVGHTMHEGLDGQKRVQVYRPLAQDGGGAMAFVVRTVADPLTAVAGVRETLRGIDPDVAIANVNTMEALVSNTTGPRRFSMVLLSVFSLLAAGLAALGLYGVMAYTVAQRTKELGVRLALGASPGDLRQMVMRQGMRLALAGVAIGLVAAFLMTMLLRAMDAGTALSAADRLLFGVSPQDPVTFVAIPLLLVAVAMLASWLPARRATRLDPVEALRGE